In Candidatus Methanomethylophilus alvi Mx1201, a genomic segment contains:
- a CDS encoding isopentenyl phosphate kinase translates to MILIKLGGSVITDKSEYHKFNKETVSRLADEIRRSGQDVMVVHGAGSFGHVIAKKYAIQDGHVDDGQIPAAARIMCDTRELSSMVVEELLAQGIPAVSVAPGSCFVMEDGKLIVDNEEPIRRLADLGIMPVMFGDVVPDRKKGFAIVSGDQCMEVLCRMFDPEKVVFVSDIDGLYTADPKTDKKARLIGEVTRKKLDEALTDITVADVTGGVHSKMEAMLRMTDRNRRCYLVNGNAPNRLYSLLKGETVTCTVAKGGME, encoded by the coding sequence ATGATACTGATCAAGCTCGGCGGAAGCGTCATAACCGACAAGTCCGAGTATCACAAATTCAACAAGGAGACGGTCTCCAGGCTGGCCGACGAGATACGTCGCTCCGGACAGGATGTAATGGTCGTCCACGGCGCGGGTTCTTTCGGGCACGTGATCGCCAAAAAGTACGCCATACAGGACGGACACGTCGACGACGGACAGATACCCGCCGCCGCCCGCATCATGTGCGATACCAGGGAATTGTCGTCCATGGTCGTCGAGGAACTCCTCGCCCAGGGGATCCCCGCGGTATCCGTGGCCCCGGGATCGTGTTTCGTGATGGAGGACGGGAAGCTCATCGTCGACAACGAGGAACCTATAAGGCGTCTTGCGGACCTCGGTATCATGCCCGTCATGTTCGGGGATGTCGTACCTGACAGGAAGAAGGGTTTCGCCATCGTATCCGGCGACCAGTGCATGGAGGTCCTCTGCAGGATGTTCGATCCGGAAAAGGTCGTCTTCGTATCCGACATAGACGGACTCTACACCGCGGATCCGAAGACGGATAAGAAGGCGAGGCTCATCGGGGAGGTCACCAGGAAGAAGCTCGACGAGGCCTTGACGGACATAACGGTGGCCGACGTCACCGGAGGCGTCCACTCCAAGATGGAGGCTATGCTCCGCATGACCGACCGTAACAGGCGTTGCTACCTCGTCAACGGTAACGCACCCAACCGCCTGTACTCATTATTAAAAGGCGAAACAGTTACATGTACCGTAGCCAAAGGGGGAATGGAATGA
- the fni gene encoding type 2 isopentenyl-diphosphate Delta-isomerase, translating into MTGIRGRKAEHIDICLTERIAPDNCYWDDIRLMHNAMPEIDMDDIDMTADVLGKKLEFPLIVTAITGGFPGAKKINENIAKACSELGIGMGVGSERAGVTGVDPDSYSVIKDYDVPLVIGNIGAPQLVRQKSKDMFSPEMVGQAKDLIDADYVAIHLNFLQEVVQPEGDRNGKGIRDAIRGLAREYPLIVKETGAGIDAYTAERLKGIGIHGIDVAGMGGTSFAAVEMYRASAIGDDVQTEMGNTFFDWGIPAPVSLQEAKCSKLPLIASGGILDGTHVASAIAMGAAAAGCAHAVLREATESAEAVKKKLSLFKEELKVAMMLTGSANIKDLAKARYIVLGETRDWMEGMRWTQNSI; encoded by the coding sequence ATGACCGGAATAAGAGGAAGGAAGGCGGAACACATAGACATCTGCCTCACGGAGAGGATCGCTCCCGACAACTGCTACTGGGACGACATAAGGCTCATGCACAACGCCATGCCGGAGATCGACATGGACGACATCGACATGACCGCGGACGTCCTGGGGAAGAAGCTCGAGTTCCCCCTCATCGTCACGGCCATAACCGGAGGATTCCCCGGGGCCAAGAAGATCAACGAGAACATTGCGAAGGCGTGTTCCGAACTCGGTATCGGAATGGGGGTCGGAAGCGAGCGTGCGGGGGTCACCGGCGTAGACCCCGACAGCTACAGTGTGATCAAGGACTACGACGTCCCGCTGGTCATCGGCAACATCGGTGCACCGCAGCTGGTAAGGCAGAAGAGCAAAGACATGTTCTCGCCCGAGATGGTCGGTCAGGCCAAGGACCTGATCGATGCGGACTACGTCGCCATCCACCTGAACTTCCTCCAGGAGGTCGTCCAGCCGGAAGGCGACAGGAACGGCAAGGGCATAAGGGACGCCATCCGCGGATTAGCGAGGGAGTACCCCCTTATCGTCAAGGAGACCGGCGCCGGCATCGACGCATACACCGCGGAACGGTTGAAAGGCATCGGGATCCACGGTATCGACGTGGCCGGCATGGGAGGAACTAGCTTCGCCGCGGTCGAGATGTACAGGGCATCCGCCATCGGAGACGACGTACAGACCGAGATGGGGAACACGTTCTTCGATTGGGGGATACCTGCACCGGTGTCCCTGCAGGAGGCCAAATGCAGCAAGCTCCCGCTCATAGCTTCGGGAGGCATCCTCGACGGGACCCATGTCGCATCGGCCATAGCCATGGGCGCCGCGGCCGCAGGATGTGCACATGCGGTGCTCAGGGAGGCCACCGAGTCCGCCGAGGCGGTCAAGAAGAAACTTTCATTATTCAAGGAGGAGCTGAAGGTCGCCATGATGCTGACCGGCTCCGCCAACATCAAGGACCTTGCGAAGGCGAGGTATATCGTTCTAGGAGAGACCAGAGATTGGATGGAGGGAATGAGATGGACGCAAAACAGTATCTGA
- a CDS encoding polyprenyl synthetase family protein: MDAKQYLKKTSAEVDGPIKSYIPDEEPMRLIEASRQYPYAGGKRMRPAIVLAACGAVGGDKSKAMPLAVAIEYIHNFTLIHDDVMDGDDMRRGMKTIHVAYDEPTAILAGDALFAKAFQIIADLDIPADAMREVLRYVTKAVWDLARGQEMDVCNEHQLVSEEVYTETILLKTSVLFAAAAAGGALCGGADAKTVEAINKFALDMGLGFQMYDDYLGIAGDSSKTGKSVGNDLRKGKCTLMVTYTLEHLKDEKKLAKFKSVLGNMDATEDEVREGMEIMKEIGAIDYNKKAAEDKIASAKSYLDILPESEDKEFMLSLADYAINREV; the protein is encoded by the coding sequence ATGGACGCAAAACAGTATCTGAAGAAGACTTCCGCGGAAGTGGACGGACCCATAAAGAGCTACATACCCGACGAGGAGCCCATGAGGCTCATCGAGGCATCGAGACAATACCCCTACGCTGGAGGGAAGAGGATGCGTCCCGCCATCGTACTCGCCGCATGCGGAGCGGTCGGCGGAGACAAGAGCAAGGCCATGCCCCTCGCCGTCGCCATAGAGTACATCCACAATTTCACCCTGATACACGACGACGTCATGGACGGGGACGACATGAGGCGCGGGATGAAGACCATCCACGTCGCATACGACGAGCCCACCGCCATCCTGGCCGGAGACGCCCTCTTCGCCAAGGCGTTCCAGATCATCGCCGACCTCGACATCCCCGCAGATGCCATGAGGGAGGTCCTCAGATACGTCACGAAGGCCGTCTGGGACCTTGCAAGGGGACAGGAGATGGACGTCTGCAACGAGCACCAGCTCGTGTCCGAAGAGGTCTACACCGAGACCATCCTCCTGAAGACCAGCGTGCTCTTCGCGGCCGCCGCCGCAGGAGGCGCCCTCTGCGGAGGTGCGGACGCCAAGACCGTCGAGGCCATCAACAAGTTCGCCCTCGACATGGGACTCGGATTCCAGATGTACGACGACTACCTCGGCATAGCGGGAGACTCGTCCAAGACCGGAAAATCGGTCGGAAACGACCTCAGGAAGGGTAAGTGCACTCTCATGGTCACCTACACCCTCGAACACCTGAAGGACGAGAAGAAACTCGCCAAGTTCAAGTCCGTCCTCGGGAACATGGATGCGACGGAGGACGAGGTCAGGGAAGGGATGGAGATCATGAAGGAGATCGGTGCCATCGACTACAACAAGAAGGCCGCCGAGGACAAGATCGCCTCCGCCAAGAGCTACCTGGACATCCTGCCCGAGAGCGAGGACAAGGAGTTCATGCTCTCCCTGGCCGACTACGCCATCAACAGGGAAGTCTGA
- the radB gene encoding DNA repair and recombination protein RadB, whose amino-acid sequence MPSVSICVGHVLFVIQTFAPTGPYVWTYFNQQVQHNTSVNRIPTGCKSLDSLLGGGIEAGSVTLFYGEAGCGKTNICLQMAYNVIRDGKKVAFVDTEGLSYDRIHQIFKDDLLVNNLLVFQVHSFLEQADRVEQISKIARNGLLGLIVVDSMTMFYRLNYDNQEMKNSFIRQTETLLNIAREYEVPVLITSQVYTNITTGSIEFLGGHAMHHNAKTIIRIDLRGNGVRTAVIKKHRSLPEGRTAMFRITADGVRDM is encoded by the coding sequence ATGCCGTCCGTATCCATATGCGTCGGCCATGTGTTATTCGTAATTCAAACATTCGCTCCGACGGGCCCGTATGTCTGGACATACTTTAATCAACAAGTGCAACATAATACGAGTGTGAACCGCATACCCACAGGCTGCAAATCATTGGATTCCCTCTTAGGCGGAGGGATCGAGGCAGGCAGCGTCACGCTTTTCTACGGCGAGGCGGGATGCGGAAAGACGAACATCTGTCTGCAGATGGCCTACAACGTCATCAGGGACGGGAAGAAGGTGGCCTTCGTGGATACGGAGGGGCTGTCCTACGACCGCATACACCAGATATTCAAAGACGACCTCCTCGTCAACAACCTTCTGGTTTTCCAGGTACACAGCTTCCTCGAGCAGGCGGACCGTGTGGAACAGATATCCAAGATCGCAAGGAACGGTCTGCTGGGTCTTATCGTGGTCGACTCCATGACCATGTTCTATCGTCTGAATTACGACAATCAGGAGATGAAGAACAGCTTCATCAGGCAGACCGAGACCCTTCTCAACATAGCCAGGGAGTATGAGGTGCCCGTCCTCATAACGTCGCAGGTCTACACCAATATCACTACTGGCTCGATAGAGTTCCTAGGCGGTCATGCCATGCATCACAATGCCAAGACGATCATAAGGATCGACCTTCGCGGTAACGGGGTGAGGACGGCCGTCATAAAGAAACACCGCAGTCTCCCCGAGGGCAGGACGGCCATGTTCCGCATAACCGCCGACGGTGTCCGCGACATGTGA
- a CDS encoding KEOPS complex kinase/ATPase Bud32, producing MDTDGMTEIAKGAEGSVYRTTFLGRSAIAKVRSPKGYRIPELDRKIRNQRIRSEARLVREARRAGIRTPVIYYADTETGTLVMEDVGGETVKHHLDEHPEDASRICREIGRNIAMMHNAGIAHGDLTTSNMIIAGDGRICIIDFSMGASLVETEDMGVDIRLLERAFSSAHPKLGEAYKELIGSYCETKTCPDQVMDKVQEIKDRGRYT from the coding sequence ATGGATACGGACGGCATGACCGAGATCGCGAAAGGTGCCGAAGGGAGCGTCTACAGGACCACGTTCCTCGGGAGAAGTGCGATAGCCAAGGTCAGGTCGCCCAAGGGGTACCGCATACCCGAGCTGGACAGGAAGATCCGCAACCAGAGGATCCGCTCGGAGGCCCGTCTCGTCAGGGAGGCGAGACGCGCAGGGATCCGCACTCCGGTCATATATTATGCGGACACCGAGACCGGCACCCTCGTCATGGAGGACGTGGGCGGGGAGACCGTGAAACACCATCTGGACGAACATCCGGAGGACGCCTCCCGGATATGCCGTGAGATCGGCAGGAACATAGCGATGATGCACAATGCCGGAATCGCCCACGGGGACCTCACCACATCCAACATGATCATCGCCGGAGACGGCAGGATCTGCATCATAGACTTCTCGATGGGGGCATCCCTCGTGGAGACCGAGGACATGGGCGTGGATATACGCCTGTTGGAGAGGGCGTTCTCGTCGGCCCACCCCAAGTTAGGAGAGGCCTATAAGGAACTCATAGGATCGTACTGCGAGACCAAGACCTGCCCGGACCAGGTCATGGACAAGGTGCAGGAGATAAAGGACAGGGGAAGATACACATGA
- the rdgB gene encoding RdgB/HAM1 family non-canonical purine NTP pyrophosphatase, giving the protein MKLKVITHNPGKVREYQEALGGYGIEMEHVNREYDEVQTAYLEEVVDKGLKSMYAEGLRDFMIDDSGLFVDALKGFPGVYSAYGQKTIGNEGILKLMEGVDDRAAVFKCCIGCRIGDETVIVTGKCPGVILDSARGDGGFGYDPIFSPDGEHSFAEIPVEEKNVISHRGVATRMLVEELRNRGFI; this is encoded by the coding sequence ATGAAACTCAAGGTCATAACCCACAACCCCGGAAAGGTAAGGGAGTACCAGGAAGCCCTCGGGGGATACGGCATAGAGATGGAGCACGTCAACCGCGAATACGACGAGGTCCAGACCGCATATCTCGAGGAGGTCGTCGATAAGGGGCTCAAGTCGATGTACGCCGAGGGTCTCAGGGATTTCATGATCGACGATTCAGGATTGTTCGTCGACGCCCTCAAGGGATTCCCCGGAGTATATTCCGCCTACGGCCAGAAGACCATAGGGAATGAAGGGATACTCAAACTGATGGAGGGCGTGGACGACAGGGCCGCCGTCTTCAAATGCTGCATCGGATGCAGGATAGGGGACGAGACGGTCATCGTGACCGGGAAATGTCCCGGGGTCATACTCGACAGTGCCAGAGGGGACGGGGGATTCGGATACGACCCCATCTTCAGCCCCGACGGAGAACATTCCTTCGCCGAAATACCTGTGGAGGAGAAGAACGTCATCTCCCACAGAGGGGTGGCCACCCGCATGCTGGTGGAGGAACTCCGTAACCGCGGATTCATCTGA
- a CDS encoding cysteine hydrolase family protein, which produces MPTVPEKKDRRVALVVVDAQNKFLVGASEQAIRGKEAHVPVIAEAVRMFHEAGRPVVFVLYDGVTHYMDRNTAEGDAIFEGIDARPDDIYVHKYHMNSFRNTCLEDVVKEAGCDSVLLCGMYTDFCVMSTYWSAIDHGLTAFLLKGALIATEERVNEMYSELCKTFDMAEVEDNLRNVKTTPCSKDPMDDRGGYCRCARLYLQAVKDKESKREVGLMEKAGGIDLVVVNHLPKDEIARTEIDEDGRFIVKVLPQELRNKETLIHETVHILQCIDPKRPKKEKEIVKESTTNKDLEALNEALVGAESLSRVDRLNIDQNGYHVYLGHIGNRTI; this is translated from the coding sequence ATGCCGACGGTACCCGAGAAGAAGGATAGGAGGGTGGCCTTGGTCGTCGTAGATGCCCAGAACAAGTTCCTTGTCGGGGCTTCGGAGCAGGCGATCCGGGGGAAAGAGGCCCATGTGCCGGTCATCGCAGAGGCCGTAAGGATGTTCCATGAGGCTGGACGCCCGGTGGTATTCGTCCTGTATGACGGGGTAACCCATTACATGGACAGGAACACTGCGGAAGGGGATGCCATATTCGAGGGGATCGATGCCCGTCCCGACGACATATACGTCCACAAATACCACATGAACTCCTTCAGGAATACGTGTCTGGAGGACGTCGTCAAGGAGGCGGGATGCGACAGCGTCCTTCTATGCGGTATGTATACGGATTTCTGCGTCATGTCCACCTATTGGTCGGCCATTGACCACGGACTGACGGCCTTCCTGCTCAAAGGTGCACTCATAGCCACGGAAGAGAGGGTCAACGAGATGTATTCGGAGCTCTGCAAGACGTTCGACATGGCAGAGGTGGAGGATAATCTCCGTAATGTGAAGACGACCCCGTGTTCCAAGGACCCGATGGACGACCGAGGCGGATACTGCCGATGTGCCAGGCTTTATCTGCAGGCCGTCAAGGACAAGGAGTCCAAGAGGGAGGTCGGACTGATGGAGAAGGCAGGCGGGATAGATCTCGTCGTCGTGAACCATTTGCCGAAGGACGAGATAGCCAGAACCGAGATCGACGAAGACGGGAGGTTCATTGTCAAGGTGCTTCCGCAGGAGCTGAGGAACAAGGAGACCCTCATCCATGAGACCGTCCACATCCTCCAGTGCATCGATCCCAAGCGCCCTAAGAAGGAGAAGGAGATCGTCAAAGAGTCTACTACAAACAAAGACCTGGAGGCGCTGAACGAGGCGTTGGTGGGGGCGGAATCCCTCTCCCGCGTTGATAGGCTCAATATCGATCAGAACGGATACCATGTGTATCTGGGACATATAGGGAACCGTACGATCTGA
- a CDS encoding MarR family winged helix-turn-helix transcriptional regulator, whose translation MDDDIRMRVKMELPFLVRVLASDAVEKAVEFMGKFGVKRREVRYIMALWGGPMTQKELCETLLLDKANTARAIAVLIENGLVRKDKRGVGRSYKVALTPKGMEVADTMNRFLDQNIDVMCADFPDDVMCNVLNTMETMCTNLDADGSVANNIDFIKGMMSDRLEQGSGPDS comes from the coding sequence ATGGACGACGACATCAGGATGCGTGTAAAGATGGAACTCCCTTTCCTTGTGAGGGTGCTCGCAAGCGATGCTGTGGAGAAGGCGGTGGAATTCATGGGAAAGTTCGGTGTGAAGCGCCGCGAGGTCAGATACATCATGGCCTTGTGGGGCGGACCGATGACCCAGAAGGAGCTTTGCGAGACCCTTCTTCTCGACAAGGCCAACACCGCGAGGGCCATCGCAGTACTTATCGAGAACGGCCTGGTGCGCAAAGACAAACGCGGGGTCGGCAGATCGTACAAGGTCGCCCTCACACCTAAAGGGATGGAGGTCGCCGATACCATGAACCGGTTCCTCGACCAGAACATAGATGTGATGTGCGCCGATTTCCCGGACGACGTGATGTGCAACGTACTGAACACCATGGAGACCATGTGCACGAATCTCGATGCGGACGGAAGCGTAGCGAACAACATCGACTTCATCAAAGGCATGATGTCGGATCGTCTGGAACAAGGGAGCGGGCCGGACAGCTGA
- a CDS encoding Fic/DOC family protein has protein sequence MARLDYTYIDAGKYCYPGTSVPVNRSGAKDMDSLKTVVSEELAKKQAELAEIGGLGGNYKLGHFQAFHRFLFENVFDWAGQVRTVDISDPRFVKADGIADEAQMVFLRLENEDYFHGLEQEDVAERISYYTREIDRLHPFGYGTKETLFVYFKQILGRLRYKVDYEAVSEEAWEEARAAGMDDDLSKYEEIYKAIITKIPREKKK, from the coding sequence ATGGCTAGACTCGACTACACATACATCGATGCCGGGAAGTACTGCTATCCGGGGACGTCCGTTCCGGTCAACAGGTCCGGTGCCAAGGACATGGACTCTCTCAAAACCGTCGTATCGGAGGAGTTGGCTAAAAAACAGGCCGAGCTCGCCGAGATCGGAGGGCTGGGAGGAAATTACAAACTGGGTCATTTCCAGGCGTTCCACAGGTTCCTCTTCGAGAACGTCTTCGATTGGGCGGGACAGGTCAGGACGGTGGACATATCCGACCCCCGTTTCGTCAAGGCGGACGGGATCGCAGACGAGGCGCAGATGGTTTTCCTGAGGCTGGAGAACGAGGACTACTTCCACGGTCTGGAACAGGAGGACGTCGCCGAGCGCATCTCCTACTACACCAGGGAGATCGACAGGCTGCACCCGTTCGGATATGGGACCAAGGAGACCTTGTTCGTCTACTTCAAGCAGATACTCGGAAGGCTCAGATACAAAGTGGACTACGAGGCCGTATCCGAGGAGGCATGGGAGGAGGCCCGCGCCGCCGGAATGGATGACGACCTTTCCAAGTATGAGGAGATCTACAAGGCGATCATAACCAAGATCCCCCGCGAGAAGAAGAAATGA
- a CDS encoding winged helix-turn-helix transcriptional regulator, with amino-acid sequence MRELPACPVETTLLLIGDKWKVLILRDLMDGTRRFGELRRSVGGISQKVLTEKLRELEADGILTRTAYAEIPPRVEYALTELGSSLRPVLDSLAEWGSGYKAHVAERTDNPSNS; translated from the coding sequence ATGAGAGAACTGCCTGCATGCCCCGTGGAGACCACACTTCTTCTCATCGGGGATAAATGGAAGGTACTGATCCTCCGCGACCTTATGGATGGGACCAGGAGGTTCGGGGAACTGAGGAGGTCGGTTGGAGGGATATCGCAGAAGGTCCTGACGGAAAAGCTGCGCGAGCTGGAAGCGGACGGCATCCTTACAAGGACGGCCTACGCAGAGATACCTCCGCGGGTGGAATACGCCCTCACGGAATTGGGCAGCAGCCTCCGTCCGGTACTGGACTCCCTTGCGGAATGGGGTTCCGGATACAAGGCACACGTGGCCGAAAGGACCGATAATCCATCCAACAGTTAA
- a CDS encoding ABC transporter permease: protein MAYGTKGPGMTGYDVLDDFRQAFIVMKNEITKYARGKKLIIFAALTALILAVVTAALTIWGDGLGDNSNNLSYLYIMIMSLLVLVAITLFASTALVSEFEERTALILFTKPIRKWSIFLGKFLASLIVTVGFVLIYYAVVIILCLIGPGYVDGAIFVSLGLSVCYTFGCAGIGFLISSVMKKSSTSSILTFFTLALLLNMVLSVIMIAAHIEDPWFVLTYAANDILYVLDPMQTAHAARAAAVMIIWGVASALVSYFLFRKRDF, encoded by the coding sequence ATGGCATACGGTACAAAAGGTCCCGGAATGACGGGTTATGACGTCCTGGATGATTTCAGGCAGGCTTTCATCGTCATGAAGAACGAGATCACCAAGTATGCGCGCGGGAAGAAGCTGATCATCTTCGCAGCCCTCACCGCATTGATCCTGGCCGTAGTCACGGCCGCCCTGACCATATGGGGGGACGGTCTAGGGGACAACAGCAACAATCTGTCCTACCTGTACATCATGATCATGTCCCTGCTGGTCCTGGTGGCCATAACATTGTTCGCATCCACGGCCCTTGTGTCGGAATTCGAGGAGCGTACCGCACTCATCCTGTTCACCAAACCGATACGGAAGTGGTCCATATTCCTCGGAAAGTTCCTCGCTTCCCTGATCGTCACGGTCGGATTCGTCCTGATCTATTATGCGGTCGTCATCATCCTGTGTCTTATCGGTCCCGGATATGTCGACGGTGCGATATTCGTGTCGCTGGGACTGTCGGTATGCTACACGTTCGGGTGTGCGGGGATCGGTTTCCTGATCAGTTCCGTGATGAAGAAGTCCAGTACGTCGTCTATTCTGACGTTCTTCACACTGGCACTCCTCCTTAACATGGTCCTTTCGGTCATCATGATCGCGGCACACATCGAGGATCCGTGGTTCGTCCTGACATATGCGGCCAACGATATCCTTTATGTCCTGGACCCGATGCAGACCGCACATGCGGCAAGGGCTGCAGCGGTGATGATCATATGGGGTGTCGCCAGCGCGCTCGTCTCATACTTCCTGTTCAGGAAGAGGGATTTCTGA
- a CDS encoding ABC transporter ATP-binding protein: protein MSSDYPIEFVDLRKEYGQFIAVDGLNLQIKRNSFTGLLGPNGAGKSTSLKILTNLIHATSGHAYLNGADVTTDTKNALMGVGTVVETPEFYLYLTPRETFRYIGEIYGMSKESISSETHAILEKVKMSEWADKRLGTFSKGMRQRIALGLSLMNDPRIIILDEPTSGLDPRGMAEMREILKNIRNDNNDLTILMSSHMMHEVTDLCDRVAMINHGKLLLHDDIERVIGGSDARTLVVKTVGVPDESVISAISGLGNVKSAFRSGNEVIVKFSGEKEEEAELFRQLAQLNVGVYSISESENALENRYLELIKESR, encoded by the coding sequence ATGAGTTCGGACTACCCTATAGAATTCGTCGACCTGAGGAAGGAGTACGGTCAGTTCATCGCAGTGGACGGCCTCAACCTCCAGATAAAAAGGAACAGTTTCACAGGACTTTTGGGACCCAACGGTGCCGGAAAGAGCACTTCCCTCAAGATCCTTACGAATCTGATCCATGCCACCTCAGGTCACGCATATCTCAACGGTGCAGATGTCACGACCGATACCAAGAATGCGCTAATGGGCGTCGGAACCGTGGTGGAGACTCCCGAATTCTATCTGTATCTGACTCCGCGCGAGACCTTCAGGTACATCGGAGAGATCTACGGGATGTCCAAGGAATCCATCTCCAGCGAGACGCATGCGATCCTGGAGAAGGTTAAGATGTCCGAGTGGGCCGACAAGAGGCTCGGAACGTTCTCCAAAGGTATGAGGCAGAGGATCGCCCTCGGTCTTTCCCTTATGAACGATCCCCGCATCATAATCCTGGACGAGCCGACATCCGGTCTCGACCCCAGAGGGATGGCGGAGATGAGGGAGATCCTGAAGAATATCAGGAACGACAATAACGACCTCACCATCCTCATGTCCTCGCACATGATGCACGAGGTCACAGACCTTTGCGACAGGGTCGCCATGATCAACCATGGGAAACTCCTGCTGCATGACGATATAGAGAGGGTCATCGGAGGTTCCGACGCACGCACTCTCGTCGTGAAGACGGTGGGTGTACCCGATGAATCCGTGATATCGGCCATCTCCGGTCTCGGGAATGTGAAGTCCGCCTTCCGTTCCGGTAACGAGGTCATAGTCAAGTTCTCAGGGGAGAAAGAGGAGGAGGCCGAACTTTTCAGACAGCTGGCACAGTTGAATGTCGGAGTCTACAGCATCTCCGAGAGCGAGAATGCACTCGAGAACAGGTATCTCGAGCTCATCAAGGAGTCGAGGTGA
- a CDS encoding helix-turn-helix domain-containing protein, whose amino-acid sequence MTIVLRLDRIMADRKISLNELSEKVGITNVNLSKIKTGKISAIRFSTLNAICKALDCQPGDILEYQDDEGGISDDRHQRPQTELR is encoded by the coding sequence ATGACGATAGTTCTCAGACTTGACAGGATAATGGCGGATAGGAAGATATCCCTCAACGAACTTTCGGAGAAAGTAGGGATAACCAACGTCAATCTTTCCAAGATAAAGACCGGGAAGATATCCGCCATAAGGTTCTCCACCTTGAATGCGATATGCAAGGCCTTGGATTGCCAACCAGGAGACATACTGGAATATCAGGATGACGAGGGCGGGATATCCGATGACCGACATCAGAGGCCGCAGACAGAACTTCGATGA
- a CDS encoding MarR family transcriptional regulator, producing the protein MTDIRGRRQNFDDVACPAEDCPLRGQKGRKNIVGNGTYLVGEERVRKFICKECGHTFNSRTGTASEGLRYSDADVSAALDLLRSGKSVKETAETVGCSITTIRRWSARINDDQTDSDDDFILSEPSMFRVGEYSVPKHIIYFPERAGKCFRNVLSQQIRGTGIKRYHVPFIAEIGAAPHMSQKDLARILPFDKSRISMVVNELMADGYVVNESSSKTWSLVLTAKGRRVLKDIDEVMGRASEKIFADFTAEDLDTYERLVNKMIKHLDEVQKYDPRNERRS; encoded by the coding sequence ATGACCGACATCAGAGGCCGCAGACAGAACTTCGATGACGTAGCATGTCCTGCGGAGGATTGTCCTCTCCGCGGACAGAAAGGTCGGAAGAACATAGTCGGCAACGGAACCTACCTTGTAGGTGAGGAGAGAGTCCGCAAATTCATCTGCAAAGAGTGTGGCCACACCTTCAACAGCCGTACCGGTACAGCCTCGGAAGGACTCCGTTACAGCGATGCCGACGTCTCCGCGGCACTGGATCTCCTGCGCTCGGGAAAAAGCGTCAAAGAGACGGCCGAAACGGTCGGATGCAGCATAACGACCATCAGAAGATGGTCCGCCCGCATAAATGATGATCAAACGGACAGCGACGATGACTTCATCCTATCCGAACCCAGCATGTTCCGCGTGGGTGAATACAGTGTCCCGAAACACATAATATATTTCCCGGAAAGGGCCGGCAAGTGCTTCCGTAACGTATTGTCGCAGCAGATCCGCGGGACGGGGATCAAAAGATACCATGTTCCTTTCATAGCCGAGATAGGGGCCGCCCCCCATATGTCCCAGAAGGACCTGGCCCGCATACTCCCGTTCGATAAATCGCGTATATCCATGGTCGTCAACGAACTCATGGCCGACGGATACGTCGTCAACGAGAGCAGCTCCAAGACATGGTCCCTCGTACTGACTGCAAAAGGCCGCAGGGTGTTGAAGGACATCGACGAGGTGATGGGGAGGGCCAGCGAAAAGATATTCGCAGACTTCACAGCAGAGGACCTGGACACATACGAGCGGTTGGTCAACAAGATGATCAAGCACTTGGACGAGGTCCAGAAATACGATCCGCGCAATGAGAGGCGGTCGTAA